The following coding sequences lie in one Flavobacterium cyclinae genomic window:
- a CDS encoding nucleotidyl transferase AbiEii/AbiGii toxin family protein: protein MNEWLKLSEKRRLEILNQVNNQTGLPTDAIEKDWWVTITLKAIFSSKFAQHLVFKGGTSLSKAYNLIERFSEDIDLSIDRTILGFEGELSKTQIKKLRKASGNFIVGEFKEELISELEKLGVNKENYNLIFDDEIDDTSDPHRIELEYKSIVEQGEYIPQRVIIELGARALLEPNEQKTIQSIIGQIYPEQVFTIQPFEVIVVVPTKTFLEKIMLLHEEFLKPIENIRHYRMSRHLYDIEKLMDHDYGKEAIKNKELFETLVQHRSKYTPIRGISYDLHTPQTINFIPPAEVTELWKKDYQAMQEFMIYGETLEFEELIGKLKNLNEIFRAK from the coding sequence ATGAACGAGTGGCTAAAACTATCCGAAAAGAGACGACTTGAAATACTAAACCAAGTCAATAATCAAACAGGACTTCCTACAGATGCAATTGAAAAAGATTGGTGGGTAACCATTACGTTAAAAGCCATATTTTCATCAAAATTTGCACAACATTTAGTTTTCAAAGGTGGCACATCTCTAAGCAAAGCTTATAACTTAATAGAACGTTTCTCAGAGGATATTGACTTATCAATTGATAGAACAATCTTAGGATTTGAGGGTGAATTATCAAAAACACAAATAAAAAAACTTCGTAAAGCTTCAGGTAATTTTATAGTCGGAGAATTTAAAGAAGAATTGATTTCAGAACTAGAAAAGCTGGGAGTAAATAAAGAAAATTATAATTTAATCTTTGATGATGAAATAGATGATACTAGTGATCCGCATCGTATAGAATTAGAATACAAGTCAATCGTTGAACAAGGAGAATACATTCCGCAAAGAGTTATCATTGAATTAGGAGCAAGAGCTTTACTAGAACCAAACGAACAGAAAACAATTCAATCAATTATTGGTCAGATTTATCCAGAACAAGTTTTTACCATTCAACCATTTGAAGTAATTGTTGTAGTGCCAACTAAAACCTTTTTAGAAAAAATAATGTTGCTGCATGAAGAATTTCTTAAGCCAATTGAAAACATAAGACATTACAGAATGTCAAGACATCTTTACGATATAGAAAAACTAATGGACCACGATTATGGAAAAGAAGCAATAAAAAATAAAGAGCTATTCGAAACACTAGTCCAACACCGAAGTAAATACACACCTATAAGAGGAATTTCTTATGATTTACACACACCACAAACAATAAATTTTATTCCACCAGCAGAAGTAACTGAACTTTGGAAAAAAGACTACCAAGCCATGCAGGAATTTATGATTTATGGAGAAACATTGGAGTTTGAAGAATTGATTGGTAAATTAAAAAATCTAAATGAAATATTTAGAGCTAAATAA
- a CDS encoding DUF6088 family protein → MYSIHNQIEKKIESLKKGSILFISDFIEFGTTENIKKVMQRLEKKEVITRLAHGIYLYPKKDKVLGTLFPSTEEIALAIAKRDKARIISTGVQALQQLGLSTQVPMNVVYLTDGAPRKIKVGKRTITFKKTTPKNLTIKDKKLNIVIQALKELGKENVDENAKQKIKKVLQQMTIESIKEDSVAAPTWIRNTILELINKD, encoded by the coding sequence ATGTATTCTATTCATAACCAAATAGAAAAAAAAATTGAATCCTTAAAAAAGGGAAGTATTTTATTCATTTCAGATTTCATAGAATTTGGAACAACTGAAAACATAAAAAAAGTAATGCAAAGACTAGAAAAAAAAGAAGTCATAACTCGATTAGCACACGGTATTTATCTTTATCCAAAAAAAGATAAAGTACTTGGTACGCTATTTCCTTCAACAGAAGAAATAGCTTTAGCTATTGCCAAAAGAGATAAAGCAAGAATTATTTCTACAGGTGTACAAGCATTACAACAATTGGGTTTATCCACACAAGTACCTATGAACGTGGTCTATTTGACCGATGGAGCACCAAGAAAAATTAAAGTAGGTAAAAGAACCATCACATTCAAAAAAACCACTCCTAAAAATCTGACTATTAAAGATAAAAAACTGAACATCGTAATTCAAGCATTAAAAGAGTTAGGCAAAGAAAATGTAGATGAAAATGCGAAACAAAAAATTAAGAAAGTATTGCAACAAATGACGATTGAGAGTATAAAAGAAGATAGTGTTGCAGCACCAACATGGATTAGAAATACAATCCTTGAATTAATAAATAAAGACTAA
- a CDS encoding AIPR family protein, whose protein sequence is MSKLIVNRIKNYLDKTFKGKIDISDLNPKISEEDKEKNFLSRALSAYSLTIEAIADVETAALSITDGFDDNGIDAIYFDRSAKTLWLVQSKFIDNGKGGIDNGDVEKFTKGVKKLIDADFSRFNKKINDRKDEILEALDDATVKIQILFAYTGKQLSTHNWDSVNDLLEEQNDTEEVLFFTDFNIDKVYKGLEIGAGVAPINEDITISNWGHIEEPFKSYYGQITGTDLGILWEKYGRRLFTENIRNFLGSSTVNDEIIKTIKTEPDNFIYFNNGITILCENIKKKLLGGSDKSIGAFTCNGISVVNGAQTLGSIGSLHTTNPDELGKVKVTVKFISLEDSPVGFGQRITVATNTQNKVEKKDFVSLDTEQARIKIELKLENIEYHYKRTNEKVVADENNFLLEEVGFCLASLFDNVDYSTMVKKESGKLWEDVTKQPYTDLFNQNTSAQKIIKALKIYRYVSKKMDELAWQTDGRERSIFRYGNSFVTHIICQKINKSIWADSYPNFDDFFNSTLPALTDKYTEQLKNTIETEYPDSMIVYVLRNYNKCRHLKTLMI, encoded by the coding sequence ATGAGTAAACTAATTGTAAACAGAATTAAGAATTATCTTGACAAAACGTTCAAGGGTAAAATTGACATATCTGATTTAAACCCTAAAATATCAGAAGAAGACAAGGAAAAAAATTTTCTATCTAGAGCATTATCTGCATACTCTTTGACTATTGAAGCTATTGCTGATGTAGAAACCGCCGCCCTGTCAATTACTGACGGTTTTGACGACAATGGAATAGATGCAATTTATTTCGATAGATCTGCAAAAACTCTTTGGTTGGTTCAGTCAAAATTTATAGATAATGGTAAAGGAGGAATTGACAATGGCGATGTAGAAAAATTCACTAAAGGTGTAAAAAAATTAATTGATGCTGACTTTTCTAGATTTAATAAAAAAATAAACGACAGAAAAGATGAAATTCTTGAAGCATTAGACGATGCTACAGTAAAAATTCAAATACTATTCGCATATACTGGAAAACAACTTTCAACTCATAATTGGGATTCTGTAAATGATCTCTTAGAAGAACAAAATGATACTGAAGAAGTTTTGTTTTTTACAGACTTTAATATTGATAAAGTTTACAAAGGCTTAGAAATAGGTGCTGGTGTAGCACCAATAAATGAAGATATTACTATCTCAAATTGGGGTCATATTGAAGAACCTTTTAAATCTTATTATGGACAAATAACAGGAACTGATTTAGGAATCCTATGGGAAAAATACGGAAGAAGGCTTTTTACTGAAAATATTAGAAATTTTTTAGGATCATCAACAGTAAATGATGAAATTATTAAAACAATTAAAACAGAACCTGACAACTTTATTTACTTTAACAACGGGATAACTATTTTGTGTGAAAACATAAAAAAGAAACTTCTTGGTGGTTCTGACAAATCAATTGGTGCTTTTACTTGCAATGGTATTTCTGTTGTTAATGGTGCACAAACTCTTGGTTCTATTGGTTCGCTTCACACAACCAATCCTGACGAATTAGGCAAGGTTAAAGTTACAGTAAAATTTATTTCACTTGAAGATAGTCCGGTGGGCTTTGGTCAGAGAATAACAGTTGCAACAAATACTCAAAACAAAGTAGAGAAAAAAGATTTTGTTTCACTTGATACAGAGCAAGCAAGAATTAAAATTGAACTTAAACTTGAAAACATTGAGTATCACTATAAGCGAACTAATGAAAAAGTTGTTGCAGATGAAAATAATTTCTTATTAGAAGAAGTAGGATTTTGTCTTGCATCTTTATTTGATAATGTTGATTATTCAACTATGGTTAAAAAAGAATCAGGAAAATTGTGGGAGGATGTCACAAAACAACCATATACAGACTTATTTAACCAAAACACTTCTGCACAAAAAATAATTAAGGCATTAAAGATATACAGATATGTTTCAAAAAAAATGGACGAATTGGCTTGGCAAACTGACGGAAGAGAAAGAAGTATATTTCGTTATGGAAATTCATTTGTTACTCATATAATTTGTCAAAAAATTAATAAAAGTATCTGGGCGGACAGTTACCCTAATTTTGATGACTTTTTCAATAGTACCTTGCCTGCACTTACAGATAAATACACAGAACAACTAAAAAATACTATTGAAACTGAATATCCTGACTCAATGATTGTTTATGTTCTTAGAAACTACAATAAATGCAGACACTTAAAAACACTAATGATATAA